Genomic window (Rhodococcoides fascians A25f):
AAGCCCATCTAGCTCTTCAGCTGTCCATCGAAAGGAAGAATGTTGAAAGACAACAACTCTCAGGGGAGTCACCGCCGAGTCGCGGCAGCTTCTCGCACTGCGTTGGTGGCCACTGCCACCATGGCAGTGGCTGCGGCGTTCGCGGGTCCCGCGTTCGCAGACAACGTCCAGCCTGGTTTGTCGACGACGAGTCCGAGTCAACCCGGGCTGGCCACGACCGCTCCGGCACCGGCTCCGACTCAGGAACGGGAGTTCTTCATCCCACCGTCTCAGCGGGTGCAGGAAACCCAGTGGCGCAGCTACGACGACTATCGGTCGGGCAATCAGCAGTCCTCGTACCAGAACACCTACTACGAGCCGGCCCCCGCGCCGCAGGCAGCACCGACCCAGGCCCCGCCCGCATTGCAGGCAGCTCCCCCGCCCCCGCCGCCGGTCCCCACACTGCAGCGCAAGGTCATCGCCCCGATCGACGCACCCGAGGGCTACGTCCTCGTCGGCGGAGAGCTGGTGCCGTACGACCCGAACCTGGTCGACCGCAACCAGGTGAAGAAGTTCAACAACACCGTGGCAGCACTACAGGCCGACGGCGGAAACTGGCTCGTGGACAACGGTTTCGCCGATGCACCACGGGCCGATCGCATCGCGGCCGGTACCGCAACGGGTGTCATCACCGGTGGTGCTGTCGGTCTGGCCGCATCCGTGGCCCCAGCCGCAGTGATCACCGGCACCGCCGCTGCCATCGGCGGCGGCCTCGGTGTCGCAGCCACCACAGGCACCGGCGCGGTTGTCTGGGGCGGCCCTGTCGGCTGGGTCTTCATCCCCGGAGCCGCAGCACTCGCCGGAGCTGGCGTTGGCGCAGCGCTGTCGGCACCGATCGTGTTGGGCCTGACCGGCACCGGCGCTGTCATCGGCGGCATCCTCGGTGCCACCGTTCTCGGCGGCGAGCAGCAGATCATCGAAGAGCCGGCCCCCGCCCCGGCGGTGGTTCCCCCGGCAGCCGACAGCGTCCCGGTGATCCCGTTGGCCGCGACAGTCGATCTCCCTGGAGCCGTCGGACAAGTTCGCGACACCCTCGCTGCCGACCCGAACGGCCGCCAGGTGCTCGCGGCCGCCGACACTGCGGTTCAGAACGCGGCACCGATCGTCGAGAAGACGGTCACCGACGCGTCGGTGTGGACCGCACCTGCCGTCGAAGCTGCACAGGGCTTCACCTCGAAGGCCCTCGAACAGCCCGCCGTGGCACAGACCGTCGCGGCAGCGCAGTCCGCAGCAGCTCCCGTTCTCGACCAGGCGAACAAGGTCGTGAGCGACGCGTTCGCTGCATTCGCACCCACCCCGGCCTGACCGATCGGGCACGACCGGCCACCACCGGTCGTGCCCGGCACCCGGCCACCGCCACCACACACAGACCTTTTCGAGAAAGGAGGACACCGCAGATGGCTGTCTCGAATCCCGACGACGACCAGTGGTTCGCGCCGCTGCCCGCCGAGTCGAGCCCTCCGACATCGCAGCGGCCCGACGCCTCCGAACCGTCGACGCTCCATACAGCCCCGCCGCAGGCGTACTCCGATCTCGACCAGCCCGCCGATCTCGGCGGGCGCGTTCTCACCCTCCCGGCGTCGACGGCGGCCGTACCGCCGTGGCAGGCCGTGCTCGACGCCGCCGCGCGCACCACCGTGCAGAGCGCACCCGGCGACGCCTCGACCCTCGACACCCGCCCGTCGACGCCGCCGCGGGAGAGCTGGCTGCGACGCAATCGCGCCGCTCTCGCGGTGGCCGGATCACTCGCAGCGATCGCAGCGCTGGCCACAACAGGGTTACTCGTGGCCACCGGCACCGACGAGACACCCGCTCCCGTCGCCGCAGCGCAGAGCCACGAGCAGGCCCAGAGCGCCGCACCCACGACCACCACCGCACTGGCGACGACCACCCCGAAGGTGCTCACCGCGGCCGAATGGTGCGCACAGCAGACCGGTGGCCAGCACGCCTCCGCTGATTCCCCGGACCCGGAGCTGGCCGTCATCGGCCGCATCGAAGACGCCTACTACCTCTCCCGCGACATGGCCGCCGTCAACGCCCAACTCGCACCAGGAGTGACAGTCAAACCCGACGAATTCGCCGCCGCGATCGCCGCGATTCCGGCCGGCACCGACCACTGCGTCCTGACCACTCCACTCGGCCCCTCCCAGTACCGCGTGACCCTGATCGAACGCCGCCCCGGCGGCGAGCAGAAGCGGTTCGCCTCCGCCATGACCACCCAACGCACCCCCGACGGCACCAGCGCCGTCATCACCGCGATCGGTAGGGCCCCCGAATGACCGAATCCACCACCGACACCGGATATCTGGCGTGGCTTACCCCCACCCCAACGTCCGGCGAGACCGACGAGAACCCAGCACCCGAGCCTGCTGCTCCCACCTCGCCCCGTCCCGGCACCGGCGCCGCCGACGACCCGGTGGTGGTCGTGGTCGCCGGCGCCCACGGCGGATCCGGTGCCACCGTCGCCACGGTGCTGCTGGCACTGATCGCTGCCTCGGAAAGCACATCACCGGTGATCGCCCTCGACGGAACACCCGTCGGCGGCGACCTCGCCACCCGCACCCCCGCAGGACAGAGGTACCCCACCTACTGGCAGGACTGGTTCGTCGGTGACAGAAGCGAACCGGCCGCCCTACCCGAAACCGGCTGGTGCGCCATCGTCCGCGATCGGACACTGCCAGAACAACACTCACCGCTTGCAGATGCGGTAGCGGCGCTGCGGGCAATGGGTCGCTCGGTGATCGTCGATGCCGGCGCATCGGTGGGCTCACCCTGGTTCGAGGCCGTAGCGGATCTCGCCGACCACATCGTGGTCACCATCGACGACCGCGCCGGAGCGGCAAACGCCGCCCGCCCGGTCCTATCGATGCTGCGTCAACGCCTCGGAGCCTCGCAGATGGGGCACGCCGTCCAGCTTCTGGTCACCTCGCAGCGCCCCGGAATCGACCACGTCACCGGCCCGCTGGCAGACGCACTCGCCGGCCGCGTCGCGGGCGTGCACCACCTGCCCTACGACCCCGAGATCGCAGCAGGAATCGAGATCGACCCCGCTCTGCTGTCGAGCTCGTCGTTCGATGCCGCCCACACCGTGCACACCCGCACACACCCGAAGGCCGAGCAGCGATGACCGACCCCAGCTACCGAGCCACGTACCGCAGCAGCCCCACCGGCTATCGCACCGGCCCAGCTCGGCCGACGCCCCGTCCGTGACCGGCCGCGCTCCCACGCACCGCTGCCGCGGTGCCCAGTGAAACCGAACGCATCCATCGCCTCCTGTTCAGCGACTACCGAACTGCCGATCGCACACCAGATTTCACGCTCAACGACGGACGGAGAACACGATGACCACCACCCCACCCCGCAGACCGGTACACACCCGGTTCGCGATCGTCGCCGTGACCACGGGGGCGATGATGCTCGCCGCCACCGGCGTCTCCTACGCCGAACCCGCACGCACACAGACCGATTCCGGCTCCTGCGATGTGCTGCACGTCTTCGGCTGGCAGGGCACCGGTGAATCCGGTGATGCCGCTGAGACCGACCTCGATACCGGATTCCTCGGCACAGCGATCACCATTCCGCTGCGACTGGCCGCCGATCAGGTCGGCCGCACGCTGATCCCGTACGCCGCGAGCTTCGGCGGCAAGCCCGGTGACAGCACCGATCTTCCCTACGCACAGTCCATTTCCGATGGCCTCGAGTCGGGGTCGAAGTTCCTCTCCGACTACGCCGCCCGCTGCCCCGGATCACCGGTCGCTCTCACCGGCTACTCCCAAGGTGCGCAGGTCGCCTCCGAGATCGCCCGCCTCATCGGCGCGGGCAAAGGCCCGATCCCCGCCAAGGACGTCGCCGCAGTCGCCCTGTTCTCCGACCCGACCCGCCCCGCCTCGTCCCCGGTCTTCCCCGGCTCGAAGACCCCCGACCAGCCGACCCCGCCGCCCGGTGTTCCCGCAGGTGACCTCGACGGACTCGCAGTCACCGCCCCGGCCGCGGACGGCGGCGGCATCGCCCCCACCATCGACGCACCCTCGGCCACCGCCTCGCAGACCGGATCACCGAGCAGCACCGCTTCGTTCGGGCAGCTCTCGGGCCGAGTCGCACAGTTCTGCACCGCCGGCGACCTCGCCTGCTCGATGCCCGCCAAATCGACCATCGCATCGACGGTCACCAACATCGCCGGACAACTGCACCTCGAGCAGCAGGACCCCCAGCAGACCCTCATCGACCTCGCCGGTGCGGTCGGCGGAGCCTCACTGCGTACCGCCGCCGATGTGGTCACCAACGACGTCGACTTCAAGAACGGAAAATTCACCGTCGCCAGCGGCGGCAAGACCGTCCTGGGCCGGTTGGCCGAGAACTCCGCTCCCGCCTCGGACACCCCCGAAGCCGACGCGAAGATCATTCGCGCCGTCGTCAAAGCCGGAGTCATGGGCCTGGGCGCAGCGGTCACGGTCGCCAAGAAGGTCCTCACCCCCGCCACGATCACCGAACTAGCCACCGTCGGCCTGTCCAACCCTCCGGTCGCGCTCGCCTCGCTCGGAGCCAAGGTCGGAGCCGCGGTCGTCTCGCTGTTCCCGCCGGCCACCATCTCCTCGGTGCAGCGCAAGATCTACCACGAGATCAGCCAAGGGATCGAAGAGAACCAAGGCCTACTCACCCTGGCCACCGATGTCCGCTACTGGGA
Coding sequences:
- a CDS encoding MinD/ParA family ATP-binding protein — translated: MTESTTDTGYLAWLTPTPTSGETDENPAPEPAAPTSPRPGTGAADDPVVVVVAGAHGGSGATVATVLLALIAASESTSPVIALDGTPVGGDLATRTPAGQRYPTYWQDWFVGDRSEPAALPETGWCAIVRDRTLPEQHSPLADAVAALRAMGRSVIVDAGASVGSPWFEAVADLADHIVVTIDDRAGAANAARPVLSMLRQRLGASQMGHAVQLLVTSQRPGIDHVTGPLADALAGRVAGVHHLPYDPEIAAGIEIDPALLSSSSFDAAHTVHTRTHPKAEQR
- a CDS encoding cutinase family protein, translating into MTTTPPRRPVHTRFAIVAVTTGAMMLAATGVSYAEPARTQTDSGSCDVLHVFGWQGTGESGDAAETDLDTGFLGTAITIPLRLAADQVGRTLIPYAASFGGKPGDSTDLPYAQSISDGLESGSKFLSDYAARCPGSPVALTGYSQGAQVASEIARLIGAGKGPIPAKDVAAVALFSDPTRPASSPVFPGSKTPDQPTPPPGVPAGDLDGLAVTAPAADGGGIAPTIDAPSATASQTGSPSSTASFGQLSGRVAQFCTAGDLACSMPAKSTIASTVTNIAGQLHLEQQDPQQTLIDLAGAVGGASLRTAADVVTNDVDFKNGKFTVASGGKTVLGRLAENSAPASDTPEADAKIIRAVVKAGVMGLGAAVTVAKKVLTPATITELATVGLSNPPVALASLGAKVGAAVVSLFPPATISSVQRKIYHEISQGIEENQGLLTLATDVRYWDTVRLHGTYDQVPVTDDGQTPAKFTVEWFTRLASALASGDSAPASSTPRSSTSASTTPTSSTMPTTATPRTSPTLPQASGSSTSRTLPTLAPMTTDSGSEQ